The Malus sylvestris chromosome 3, drMalSylv7.2, whole genome shotgun sequence genomic sequence aaggcttacaagatcctcatccatgggcgatgtgggatcttacaattgtgatcaatgataaaaataaaaataaaaactatcttTACCATTGATTTTTCAAGTgtttaaaagcaaaaaaaaaaaaaaaacctacatGAGAAACTAAATGAGAAGCTGCCCCACgtgggtgggttcaaaaaacaagaaaaaaaaagagcagcAACATTTTCACTCAAAATTTATATGGGGTCAACTCAACGGCGGAGCCAGAAATTTTCAATAATGAGGTTTGGAAAAAGAAGCTTCCAAAAACCAAATATACTTTCACTTATAATTGGCAACTGCATGTTCTCATAATTTAAAACGTCGTATCACAatatcattatcaatagaatcaaatacatttttctttgtttataacCACGTTATCATTAAACTAGATTTCCCTTCATTTTTTATTGCATACTTGGCAACTACATGTTCACATATTTTAGAACATCATAGCACAatatcattatcaatagaatcaaatacatttttcattgtttatAACCAAGTTATCATTAAACTAGATTTCCACTCATTTTTCATTGTATACAACCAAGTTATCATTCAAACATTGAATTCTTATATGATGTGAATTCTTCACAATATTGATCACTAAAAAAGCTCTCCCTATTTTGGGAAGGTTGTAGTTTTGGTctgttttaattaaaaagataTTAATATATGATCTCTCTATTTGGTTTGCCTTAGCTATTATAGGGGTCATATAAAAATTCAAAGGGGAcatatttgaagttgttgggGTCAGTGGCCGCAATGCCACATGTTAGCTTCACCATTGGGTCCATTCTTTGAGTcactaatatataataaatttacttaaatccgtttAGATCACTTAAGCCCCTGCCTAGTTGCTAGGTCCCAGCTCGTCGCCCGACTAACGTCTAGTGTCTTTTAGAATATTTTCTAAGAGTACAAATAAGAAATGAGTttggaaaataacaaaatagcatggattttgctatttttaatttaatctttAGTTCACTTCATCATCTAATCTACATCACTTATGGTCTTATAGGGTGTTTATCCAATCGAAATAGGAATAAGAGGATTCAATAAAAGAGTTGAGAtgagagcatctccaatggagaTCCTACATAGAGTCTCTATAACTGTATAGTCCATATATACAGGGATAAAAAGCTTTCAATGAGTTTGATTAGAAGTCCTCAAAGTATCCCAATGTACAGATACCTATTGGTCACCTCaaagaaattttcaaatacGAGGATTCTATATAAGAACTCAAAAGGTGGATTCACTGTTGATTTTGAATAGGAAACAAATCCACCAATGTGTGAATGCTTCACAGTAGCTTCTTTTTGTTGATAGATGGGTACCTTCGAAAGTAGGAATATTATGTGGCACTTTTTATTGAAAGATGGGTGAAATTAGCACTTCCACTTGCTTTCAATTAGTGGTAAAcaagttaattaattaccatTTGAGGATTGCAATTTACCAAATCACGCAGGGTTTTACCAGAAAAGGGCTGTGATCTAAATTAGAAAAACACAATTGTTTAGTATTAATCTTTTAATTAATAGTTAAAAGTATCCCTATCATCAAAAGTTCCAACAGGTTTGCCATTTATCAGATAAGCTCAATATTTTGGCCCGGATAACTCTGTAATTTGGTTTGAAGAACCTTGGTGTAATCTTTGATCTTATTATAGAGAATAGTATCTCTTGGTACTTTATTGATACGGAACACTCTTTTTCCTTTCATCGGGGTTGAAATCCACGGCAATGTTTTTATCAAGGCCCATGGTATGCATCCTATCCTCAATGATGTACGTATTCTCTTCATTATCAATGAATATCgtattttttctcaaaaaatattttggcccggaaaaagcaaaaaaattcaatattttcaaatatgTCAAAGCCCACAATACTACAATGAAGtgaatattaatttttaatattttagtctCTATATTTAGAAATTATACTACGAGGATCTCGGATCTCCCATTGCAGGCGATATTGTTTTAGGCACCCGACTATTCTCATTTAGTTTCTATAAATAAGTCTTCAAAGTTGATGGGGGGAGTCTTAAATAGAGACCCCCATTTGAAATGCTTTGAGAGGTCTGAATCATATTCTTGTTTGAAGAAATTacagaaaagaaataaaattacaCCCCATATTCACCCCTTCTATGCCCTAAACCATAATTTTGATCCTTTGATTCTCGATTTATTCGATTTAAAGGCCAGAAATGAAGAAGGGCGTTATTAGTCACGAAGTGGATTGGAAGAAGTGCAAACTAAAGAGCTGAAATTTCCAAAATTCAAACCGGACTCCCAGAGAGTGGAAACTCAAGTTAAAAATGTAACTCAGCCTAGTGTATCCTTGACTTAAACACTGAACCACATCGGGCTACTGTAGACACACTTCAGAGATTGACTCGACAGTTTCACCAAATTCTGAACTTGATAAACAAAAAAACCGACGACTACTCCGATTTGCAAGGATTTCAAAAAGAGGCACAGTCAATCTTCTATTTAAAAGAATACACACACAGCTTAATTATAAGATCAAAAATCTCATCACGAGTCCTAACAGAGAGCTCGTCAAGCCCTTTCTCCAACTTGCTTGTCATGGCCCGGTGACAACCAAGACAAAACAAGCAAGACGGGTTTTAAGAAACTTTGTTTCAGTTGGATAGGGTTGCCTTAACCCAATTTCGAATAAATCTACGGGATCGGCTGGCCTCTTAAATTCCACTAGATATGGACTTGAGAATCAAAAGACAATTACGGAGTAAGAAAGGCAATGAGCTCTACTCAGTTATGAATACAGCAAAACAGAGGACATCCATAATTGACCTTAGTATCACAGACCCCCTTCAGGGGCGAATCCCCCGCTTACACACCGGAGATACATCCCCTTGTATCAACATCTGTCATCACGCGAGTTATAACCCCGCTTCTATGTAAAAACCCCAACTTCTACATCTATCTCTCCACAATTACTTTGTGAAATGCCACCACAACAATTAATCATCCAAGTGCAGCAATCAAAGAAGCTCTGCAACCTACCTTAATATGCCTAATGACTCATCTAAACTAGTCAAAACAAGTCGACAACCACCATTTCCTCAACATCCGGGCAAGATGTAGTAATTGAAAGGACAAAAACTAAACTCGGTGTCGATAGAACTATCGAGATTTTAACCATCGTaagcaaaaacaagaaaagaattGAAGTCAAAATATATACAGCAGCTGAACCTAAATTCGTACACTCATCTTAGTTATCATACATCACCACATTTCTCGATCCTAAAATTTGACAATTTAATAACTTTAAACGTCAGAGAGAAAAATACCATTAACCCCGAACGCAGCGCTCCGTTTTCAAACATACACCTGACAATCTCTTGATCCACCTGCGAGCTTACCCGACCCGCTATTGGAAGAAACCGAAACCGCCACGTCACGGCAGAAAACCCTAAGCAGCCGCCGCCTCAGCCTCCACCCGCCATTCCGAAACTCAACCCTAGCCCAAACCTTGATGTTGAAGTTCACGGTCCCGCGCCCCCTGTCCGTCTCGATTCCGCGCACCACCGGCCCGTCCACGAACGAATTCGCCGCCGAGAAGGTGGCGTTGATGAAATTGAGATCCTTCGTCCCCTGAGCGAACGGCTGGGAACGAGAGTCCGATATGAGGCCCTTCCCGTAAAAAATGGAGGACTCGACCTCCTCGTATCGGATACTGAGCTTCTTGTTGGGGTTGTAGACGGAGAAGCCGACGGACCACGTGCCGGTCAAGGACTGCGAGGAGGAGGAGACGTTGAAGTtggtgagtgagagagagtcgACTCGGAAGTCGGGGAGCTTGGGGCGGAGGACGAGCCAGATCACGAGCATGATGCAGCCGACGATGACGAAGAGGGCGACCATGGCGCCGACGAACCGGCGGATGAAGGTAGCGCGTGCGGCGTAGGCGTTGGAGTAGGGGCCTTGAGGTTGGGTGTGGGTGGGGTAGCTGGAGTAAGGTTGGCCGCCATTGGGCTGGGCGTAGGGCGGGGCTGGGTAGCCGGTGACGGGCCTAGAAGGGTCGGTCATTAGGGTTTGAAGATTTGTGGGGAATTAGGGATTTGGGGGTTTATCAGTTTTGTGGGGGAAGAGAAATGGAATTCACTGGCACCGGTGTTGATAAAGTGGTTCAGTAATTTGATTAAAGGAAGGAATTTGTTTGAGGAATTTTCTTTCTCCTGTACAAGGCATTTAAGTTAAAAAGTAACCTAGAATAACAAACTTAGTCCACAAGCTCAAGGATAGCCACTCCCCAAGCTATGATATCAATTTGCCACGCTGCGGACTCGGGGTTGGTGGAAAAAGAACCTTGCGGCCGTTGGTGACACGCTCCGATATATACGTTGATGCTAAAATCGATGCATGTTGGCCAATATTTAAAAGCCATAACATGAAAGTAGTGTGTACAAAACCACTCATTACCGACCCTTCTATTTCAAGTGGCGTGTACAAAACTACTAATGACGAATCCAAGTCTACATTTGTACACTTGGAAGATGATGAAACCATAAGAGTACGTAGCGTAGGATTTGTGCAGGGATTCAGATGGTGGTTGTGCAAGGCAGAGAAGAACTCGATCCGAGTGGGTCTCGGGTTTGGAATTTGTCAAAAAACGTGAGGGTGGTCGATCCGGTGCAGAACGGTGCAGGGCATTGGGCAGGAtgctgatgcgaaatatataagcacacaaattaaaccctctttttatcaattgtagtaaagtatgtaagtagggattgttctaggccggggattaggagggattgctaaatcacttggaaactgacttgaaaacgtaaaaacaaagtttaaaacactaactagactcaaagaatgcaaaactatactttaaaacactaacacaaaccaaaagactcaaaacagcccctaaacactcaaaactaccttaaacacacaatctgggcagttttggggctctaacacaaacttggacgaattttggttttctaatgaactaaaacacttaaaaacataatctaagacaagttctaattaatatgactcaaagaaataagatggggttgattttggacgaaaataattaaattaagacaagaacaaagtaaacaaattcttagacaaatttaagtgaatcaaaacagattgtaaaatgaatttgaatgaaacttatggatggaaggctagctaggaggttcttctccacacatgtcacacttgcatacaaaacgatttccagttgcttttcgataagctatgaatactcaacgccccaaattaaccgtgaattgcactaattaaccctcagtttttttccacaagttattaggttggatgattgcatacgacaacccaaaacattccctacaagttccctacatgaattgcataatagagatacaagcaagaatcattaagttctatgaaaaacataagcattgacgaggcactcgttactatgatttgcatgaaacttatgccaagagtttacttaacgtgattgtgactagcaaccttcactacttgtgaatataagtttataacgattaggtgaaactcccttatat encodes the following:
- the LOC126615309 gene encoding NDR1/HIN1-like protein 10, with amino-acid sequence MTDPSRPVTGYPAPPYAQPNGGQPYSSYPTHTQPQGPYSNAYAARATFIRRFVGAMVALFVIVGCIMLVIWLVLRPKLPDFRVDSLSLTNFNVSSSSQSLTGTWSVGFSVYNPNKKLSIRYEEVESSIFYGKGLISDSRSQPFAQGTKDLNFINATFSAANSFVDGPVVRGIETDRGRGTVNFNIKVWARVEFRNGGWRLRRRLLRVFCRDVAVSVSSNSGSGKLAGGSRDCQVYV